The DNA region ATGAACGCGTGTTGAATGATAATCTTGATATTAAAAAAGCAGCACAGGGTGTGGAAATTTCTAAGATGAATATCGCTTTGCAAGAGAGTGCTTTTTTACCCCAAGTGGGAGCTTTTGCCAATTATGGCAGTAGCGATGAAAAACTGATGAATGATTTTTCTAAAAATGATGCTTACACCGTAGGTTTGCAAATTAAATTGAATATTTTTAATGGTGGAACGGATAAAAATAATTTAGAAAAAGCACGCGTGGAGCATCTCAAAGCTTCCCAACAGCTTCAGTTAGCCAAAAATAGTATTGCTTTATCTTTCAAGCAAATTCAAACGCAAATTCAAAGCCATGAATATGAAATACAGAGTTTAAAAAAAGAGGTGGAATTAGCACATCTAATTTATGAAAATTATGCGGGAAGATATGCTGAAAAAATCACTTCAATCAACGAGGTTCTGATGAAACAATCCGAAGAGTTGACCAAAGTGCTCAGACTGAAAGAGGTGCAAAATGCACGCAACGAAAAGATCTTTGAGCTCCAAAAATTAGCCAGTAAGGAAATACAGTGAAATCTTTACATGTAAAGAGTGTCTTACTCTGTTTTATGATGAGTGCGGCGCTTCATGCCACAAGTCTAACCCTCAGCGGTAGCGTTATATCGGAGAATCAAAAGAGTCTCTCTAGCCGTTATATGGGCTATGTCAAGCGTGTGTATGTCAATGAAGGCGATGTGGTGAAAAAAGGGGCATTGCTGTACAGCATTGACTCTAAAGAGGTGGACACAGCACGGGAGCAAAGTGATCTTGCTATCGCGCAAGCAGAGCTTTCGTTATCCACGGTTGAAAATCAATATGCCAATGCCAAACTCAATTTAGAGCGCTATGAGCGTTTACTGGCAAAAGATATGGTGTCTAAGTATGAAGTGGAAAACTTGGAGCTTGCTACGACCAATCTTAAGGCAACCGTAGAGATTGCTCGAAAACAGGTCGCTTCTGCCAAGCAAAAACGCCAAGAGGTACAAAATCAGTACCAGTACCTTAACATCAAAGCGCCCAATGAGAGTGTTGTGATTGAAAAGCATATCAAAGAGGGTGAGATGGCACTCTCGGGCGTGACCACCGTGGTGCTTGCCGATTTGAGCGCGCTTAAAGTTACAACGGAGATTGCAGAGAGCTATCTGGGTCGTGTGAAAGTAGGCGATATCGCGCGTGTGGAAGTTCCTTCCATCGGGTGTATTAGTGAAGGAAAAATCGAAGCGATTATCCCTAGTTCCAACCCTATGGCGCACACATTTAAGATGAAACTCTCTTTTACATGTAAAGATGCCAAAGCGTACCCCGGAATGTATGCCGTGGTGAATGTTGGTGAGTAGTGATC from Sulfurospirillum diekertiae includes:
- a CDS encoding efflux RND transporter periplasmic adaptor subunit, with protein sequence MKSLHVKSVLLCFMMSAALHATSLTLSGSVISENQKSLSSRYMGYVKRVYVNEGDVVKKGALLYSIDSKEVDTAREQSDLAIAQAELSLSTVENQYANAKLNLERYERLLAKDMVSKYEVENLELATTNLKATVEIARKQVASAKQKRQEVQNQYQYLNIKAPNESVVIEKHIKEGEMALSGVTTVVLADLSALKVTTEIAESYLGRVKVGDIARVEVPSIGCISEGKIEAIIPSSNPMAHTFKMKLSFTCKDAKAYPGMYAVVNVGE